Within Chelatococcus sp. HY11, the genomic segment GGCCACGGCAAAGCTCAAAGAGCGGCCACCTGAACCGTCTCCAACAGGGATAGCCAACCGTGTTCTTTATTCCAGAGCCGTCCAGCCATGATCTATGAGCTCAGACAATACGAGTGCTTGCCCGGAAAACTGGCAGCTGTTGTCGAACGCTTCCGACGGGAAGTCGCTCCGCTTTGGAAGGAAATGGAAATCCAGTGTCTGGGCTTCTGGACAACAGCCGTCGGTCCCAACGATCAGACATTACACTATATTCTCGCCTGGCGGAGCCTCGCCGACCGC encodes:
- a CDS encoding NIPSNAP family protein; translated protein: MIYELRQYECLPGKLAAVVERFRREVAPLWKEMEIQCLGFWTTAVGPNDQTLHYILAWRSLADRDARWQTFVQDPRWQAAKANTELAGPLVARISNILMRPANVMEIVAEPAEQIFCAPPADR